Proteins co-encoded in one Granulicella cerasi genomic window:
- a CDS encoding cold-shock protein codes for MAQYKGTVKWFNNAKGFGFLGRTEGPDVFVHYSSIQMDGYRGLKEGDEVEFDIIQGEKGPQADQVIVIKAD; via the coding sequence ATGGCGCAATACAAAGGCACGGTCAAGTGGTTTAACAACGCAAAAGGGTTTGGTTTCCTCGGCCGAACTGAAGGTCCGGACGTTTTCGTCCACTACAGCTCCATCCAAATGGACGGCTATCGCGGTCTGAAGGAAGGCGATGAGGTAGAGTTCGACATCATCCAGGGCGAAAAGGGCCCGCAAGCCGATCAGGTCATCGTGATCAAGGCCGATTAG